The Psychrobacillus sp. FSL K6-4046 DNA window TTCGAAGTTAATTGTTGAAACTCCTTGAATGTAATTGGTGTTAACTGTTCTTCGACGAACATTATCCTTGTTCATAGACTGATCACCAGAAAGAGCAATGGGGATAAGATAGTTATTTTTATAGTTGCCTATAAAATCAATAATAGTAACGTATTCTTTTTCGTCATGTTTGCGTAGACCACGACCTAGTTGTTGAATAAAAATAATGCTAGATTGTGTTTGTCGAAGCATGATAATTTGGTTTAAAAATGGAATATCAATACCCTCGTTAAAAATGTCCACGGTTAAAATATAATCGAGTTCATAGCGTTCCAATTTACTAATAGCATCTTCTCTTTCGGATTGTTTATTATCACCTGTAAGAGCAACTGTTCTTATATGATGAGTTTTTAACACTTTTGAAAGCTCATGTGCTTCTTGCTTTGAACTACAAAAAATTAAACCTCGTACTCCCTTTCCAGAATAACCGTAGTAATTAATCTTCTCTAAGATATGCTGGACACGTTCCTCAGAAACTAAGCGCTGTAAAGAAGAAGTATCATCAATTATCTCTCCATCTCTTTCATAGTCTGTTACCCCAAAATAATGAAATGGACAAAGCATTTCTTCTTCCAAAGCGGCCTGTAGTCTAATTTCATATGCTACTTTGTAGTCAAAAAGTTCAAATATATTGAAGTTGTCTGTACGTTCGGGAGTGGCTGTCATTCCTAACAGAAATTCTGGTTCGAAATAATTTATGATGCTTTGATAAGAACTTGCCCCTGCACGATGAACTTCGTCTATTAGAATGTAATCAAAATCGTCTTTAGAAAATTGTTGTAAATGACGTGTTGATGACAAAGTTTGAACAGTGGCAAATAAGTATCTTGCATTCGTTTGTTTTGTATTACCTGAAAGGATTCCATAGTCATCTTCGTGACCACCTAATATCTTTCTATAGTCTTGTAGTGCTTTTTTTAAAATTTGCTCTCTATGCACGATAAACAGCATTTTCTTTGGAGCAAAGTTTCGAACATCAAAAGCAGATAGGTAGGTTTTCCCTGTACCAGTAGCAGAAATAATTAACCCTTTATTAGCCCCTTTTTCACGAAGATTTCTTAATTGGCCAAGTGCTTCTACTTGCATTTTATTAGGCTGGATTGCAAGGCTATCGGCTAGTTGGTTTGATAAATATTGAGTGTTAACTTGAAGTACATTCGTAGTTTGATGGTTAATAAAAGGCTGGTTAACATAAGTCAGATTGTAGTTGTTTATCCACTCTAAGGTTAAAGGTATTGATTCATTCCAAGCATCTTCGAATTGATTACGAAAGTGATGAATTATTTCGCCCTCTTCAAGAGATGTTAAATAGACATTCCACTCATAGTTAGCTTTTAAAGCACTATCGGTTAAATTAGAGCTTCCAACTATTAGAGAGGAATATTCTTTATGTTCAAATATGTACCCCTTTGAGTGAAAACCTTTTACGCCAGTCAACCGAACTTCTACATTTTCTAGTTTTAATAACTCTTTAAACATTTTAGGCTGATTAAAATTTAAAAAGGTAGAAGTTAAAATTCGACCTTGAATACCTTTTAGCTGTAAATCATAAAGCATAGTTTTTAAAGTAGCTAAACCACCCTCAGTAATAAAAGCTATAGAAAAGATAAAAGTTTCGCATGTCTTCATTTCTTGAAGAAGTGTAGACAAGACATTTTCATGAGATTTATTTGAAAGTAACTTAGGTTTAAATTGTCCGGTTACGGGGCTATTCTTATCTATAAAACCTTTGTGCAATGAGTTCTTCATCTTACGAATCAATGGTTCTATTATAATCACATCATTTCATTTAATTTTTCACTAATAATTTTATTCACCGCAGGAATATCAGCAGGCGCAAAATTAAGTGTATGCAAATATTCCCTTTTGATCCATTTTGCATCCGCATGCTCAGATAAAACTGGAAAACCATCTAATAATTTTGCTTTATACGTTTCTAATCTAACTATAAAATTTTCATACTCATATGTAGTATCTTCAACTTTTTGACCTACCTGAATAGTGCAATTAAATTCTTCATGTATCTCTCGATATAATGCTTGTGTTGGTGTCTCGTCTTTCTCAATTTTACCTCCAGGAAACTCCCAAAGATTGGGAAGTGTCATTTTGGAACTTCTTAATGCACAAAAAATTTCATTGTTTTCATTCTCAATAATTGCTCCTACGACATGAATTAATTTTTTCATAAAATATCCATCCTAAATTTTAATTTTATTTAAATTCATAGCTAATTATAAAATATAAAACAAAAAATTACTTCAAATGATTGGGAATTTATTTATTCTAGTCATTTAGCTAATGTAGATAATTACATCAGGAATAATGAAGAAATAAGAACAGCTAAGTTTTTTTAGCACTATGAATTTTAATTGAGTCAACTTATTACTTATGATTTAATGTTTAGCCCGATTAATGTATAGACTATAACAAGTCAACGACTCGGGGATCAACAAAACAGGTAAGTTAACAGCACTGTGATTTATTTAGGTTTACCTATAAAAGCAGGAATTATGAATTAGGTTCAATCGTAATGAATTTACACCTAAAATGGTACTCTTTGTTATTTTTAAGTAGAATAGGGTAGTAAGTAATAGATGTAATTAGGAGGAATTTTAAATTGAGAAAGTTAACTGTAGTTCTTATGATCTTTGTTTTGTTTTTATCAGCCTGTAGTAATGAGACTGATAAAAAGGAAGGAAAGTCAAAAGATGAAAAATCAAAAGATGAAATGGTTCAGGTAACAATTCCTTTTCGTTTTTATGATGGCGTAAGTGAGGAACAGGTACTTGAACAGGCGGACAAACTTGGGATAAGCAAAACTACAATAAATAAGGAAGATCGACTAGTTGAATATGAGATGACTAGAGGAACACAGGAGGAAATCAGTGCAGATTTAAAGAGCAACCTGAAATCGTTTGTAGAAGAAATAGAAGCGAATGAAGATATTAGCTCGATAAAGGGAATTGAATATAACAAGGAATACAATGACTACACCGCTACTGTAAACCGAGAGCTTTATGAAGCAGATGGCAATGCCCAGGGCTATGCTCTTTTAGGTCTTTTATTGAGAACACTTTATTACCATTATTTTAATGGGGAAGATTATGAAACGTATGAAGTAAAGATTGATGTAAAGGACGAGGATACGAACAAAGTATTTGATACAGTAGATTTCCCTGAGGATGGCGGAATTTAGAAATTAGAGATTCAATTGTAATGGGAAAATAAGGATGGGTTGAGTTAATTATATAAATTAGGAAGTTGGTTATACTTCTGTACACAGAGATTTTACAATGCTGTAATTTGTAGCTAAGCGAGAGGTGTTTAAATGCGAAAATCATGGGTAGTTTTATTGATATGCTGTATTTTACCAATCATTACTGGCTGTACAGAGTATGACCAAATGACCGT harbors:
- a CDS encoding DEAD/DEAH box helicase, with amino-acid sequence MEPLIRKMKNSLHKGFIDKNSPVTGQFKPKLLSNKSHENVLSTLLQEMKTCETFIFSIAFITEGGLATLKTMLYDLQLKGIQGRILTSTFLNFNQPKMFKELLKLENVEVRLTGVKGFHSKGYIFEHKEYSSLIVGSSNLTDSALKANYEWNVYLTSLEEGEIIHHFRNQFEDAWNESIPLTLEWINNYNLTYVNQPFINHQTTNVLQVNTQYLSNQLADSLAIQPNKMQVEALGQLRNLREKGANKGLIISATGTGKTYLSAFDVRNFAPKKMLFIVHREQILKKALQDYRKILGGHEDDYGILSGNTKQTNARYLFATVQTLSSTRHLQQFSKDDFDYILIDEVHRAGASSYQSIINYFEPEFLLGMTATPERTDNFNIFELFDYKVAYEIRLQAALEEEMLCPFHYFGVTDYERDGEIIDDTSSLQRLVSEERVQHILEKINYYGYSGKGVRGLIFCSSKQEAHELSKVLKTHHIRTVALTGDNKQSEREDAISKLERYELDYILTVDIFNEGIDIPFLNQIIMLRQTQSSIIFIQQLGRGLRKHDEKEYVTIIDFIGNYKNNYLIPIALSGDQSMNKDNVRRRTVNTNYIQGVSTINFEEIAKKRIFDAIDNKKLKLSNMEFLKAPYYELKNRLGRVPKLIDFIKNNSIDPEVIFMNKKNYFDFLSSINEPVVEIDAYEQAVLTMFSQELINGKRIHEVLLIQCLLDQKEISKIDYLKLLQDYGTYIDDETIFSVENLLSLDFFVTTAQKNYGSIPIIFIENGIYKLNEKLQKSIEKDSFRSLLEDIILCSFEKNKKYKKLNPFTLYEKYSRKDVCRLLNWPANEEGTLNGGRVKMNKCPIFVNYHKADDDESEVKYMDEFLSADVFKWCSTKNRKITAKDISPIVNSTDSNIKVHLFVKKHNGEGKDFYYLGEVEVDPKSAQNDTLIDKGKEYSVATMNMILEQPVQYDIYHYLVEE
- a CDS encoding (deoxy)nucleoside triphosphate pyrophosphohydrolase, whose amino-acid sequence is MKKLIHVVGAIIENENNEIFCALRSSKMTLPNLWEFPGGKIEKDETPTQALYREIHEEFNCTIQVGQKVEDTTYEYENFIVRLETYKAKLLDGFPVLSEHADAKWIKREYLHTLNFAPADIPAVNKIISEKLNEMM